One Stenotrophomonas maltophilia DNA window includes the following coding sequences:
- a CDS encoding sulfite exporter TauE/SafE family protein codes for MESVYLLVALGAIVAGFVQGLSGFAFGMVAMSFWAWGLEPRLAATLSVFGALVGQLVAVFTVRRGFNLRLLLPFVLGGLAGIPLGVMVLPQLDMDWFKALLGGFLALWCPVMLMARSLPPVRVGGRIGDAIAGMAGGVLSGIGGFAGPVPTLWSTLRGFGKDEQRAVIQNFNLAMLAVTMATYVGSGLISRQMLPYFAIVAPAMLVPTLLGARVYIGISEARFRQVVLGLLTVSGIALLASSLPVLLAR; via the coding sequence ATGGAGTCGGTGTATCTGCTGGTCGCGCTGGGCGCGATCGTCGCCGGATTCGTGCAGGGCCTGTCCGGCTTCGCCTTTGGCATGGTGGCGATGTCGTTCTGGGCGTGGGGACTGGAGCCACGGCTGGCGGCGACGCTGTCGGTGTTTGGTGCGCTGGTCGGGCAGCTGGTCGCGGTGTTCACCGTGCGTCGCGGATTCAACCTGCGCCTGCTGCTGCCGTTCGTACTGGGCGGGCTGGCCGGCATTCCGCTGGGCGTGATGGTGCTGCCGCAGCTGGACATGGACTGGTTCAAGGCGCTGCTGGGCGGCTTCCTGGCGCTGTGGTGCCCGGTGATGCTGATGGCGCGCTCGTTGCCTCCGGTCCGCGTCGGCGGCCGTATCGGTGATGCGATCGCCGGCATGGCCGGTGGCGTGCTCAGTGGCATCGGCGGCTTTGCCGGGCCGGTGCCGACGTTGTGGAGCACCCTGCGAGGCTTCGGCAAGGACGAGCAGCGTGCGGTCATCCAGAATTTCAACCTGGCGATGCTGGCGGTGACCATGGCCACCTATGTCGGCAGCGGCCTGATAAGTCGGCAGATGTTGCCGTACTTCGCCATCGTGGCACCGGCCATGCTGGTGCCGACCCTGCTGGGCGCGCGGGTCTACATCGGTATCAGCGAGGCGCGCTTCCGACAGGTCGTGCTGGGCCTGCTGACCGTGTCAGGCATCGCGTTGCTGGCGTCGTCGCTGCCGGTGCTGCTGGCGCGCTGA
- a CDS encoding Bax inhibitor-1/YccA family protein, producing the protein MRSGNPALSESTFLDLASGSVVTSPDQAMTLNGTVNKTGFLLLLTVLTAAFAWNQTIDDYGQVMAGAKLYAMGGAIGGLVLALITVFKKEWSPVTAPMYALVEGLFLGAISAVFNAKFPGIVFPAVLLTFGTLFALLFAYRSGLIKATENFKLGVIAATGGIALLYLASFVLGFFNINVPVIHDSGWLGIAFSLFVVVVAALNLVLDFDFIETGVAQRAPKYMEWYGAFGLMVTLVWLYVEFLRLLSKIQQR; encoded by the coding sequence ATGCGCAGCGGCAATCCGGCTCTTTCCGAGTCGACCTTCCTCGACCTCGCCAGCGGTTCGGTGGTGACCAGCCCCGACCAGGCAATGACCCTCAACGGCACCGTCAACAAGACCGGCTTCCTGCTGCTGTTGACCGTGCTGACGGCCGCTTTCGCCTGGAACCAGACCATCGATGACTACGGCCAGGTCATGGCCGGAGCCAAGCTGTATGCCATGGGCGGCGCCATCGGCGGCCTGGTGCTGGCGCTGATCACCGTCTTCAAGAAGGAATGGTCGCCGGTCACCGCGCCGATGTACGCGCTGGTGGAAGGCCTGTTCCTCGGCGCCATCTCTGCCGTGTTCAACGCCAAATTCCCGGGCATCGTGTTCCCGGCCGTGCTGCTGACCTTCGGCACCCTGTTCGCGCTGCTGTTCGCGTACCGCAGTGGCCTGATCAAGGCCACCGAGAACTTCAAGCTGGGCGTGATCGCGGCCACTGGCGGCATCGCCCTGCTCTACCTGGCGTCGTTCGTGCTGGGCTTCTTCAACATCAACGTGCCGGTGATCCATGACTCCGGCTGGCTGGGCATCGCCTTCAGCCTGTTCGTGGTGGTCGTGGCCGCGCTGAATCTGGTGCTGGACTTCGACTTCATCGAGACCGGTGTCGCCCAGCGTGCACCGAAGTACATGGAGTGGTATGGCGCATTCGGCCTGATGGTGACCCTGGTCTGGCTGTACGTTGAATTCCTGCGCCTGCTGTCGAAGATCCAGCAGCGCTGA